One Acidobacteriota bacterium genomic window carries:
- a CDS encoding type II toxin-antitoxin system VapC family toxin: MSVYFFDSSALVKRYVRETGTDWVRAITDPAANYKIYIAEITGVEVLAAITRRIRTKSISKTDADTASKQFRYDFAKQYKVSEIPGSLIAAAMDLTENYQLRAYDAVQLAVALEIDAQIKSVAKTVPAAAAPTLTIVSSDDELNVAVIAEGLILEDPKNYP; this comes from the coding sequence TTGTCGGTCTACTTTTTTGATTCCAGCGCTCTCGTCAAACGTTATGTGCGGGAAACTGGAACAGATTGGGTTCGCGCCATCACTGACCCTGCGGCTAATTATAAAATTTATATTGCAGAAATTACTGGCGTTGAAGTTCTGGCAGCTATTACCAGACGTATCAGAACCAAAAGCATCAGCAAAACTGATGCAGATACGGCGAGCAAACAGTTTCGTTACGATTTTGCAAAACAGTATAAGGTTTCCGAAATACCAGGCAGCCTGATTGCTGCGGCGATGGACTTGACTGAGAATTATCAGTTGAGAGCTTATGATGCGGTTCAATTAGCGGTTGCTTTAGAGATTGATGCGCAAATCAAGTCAGTCGCCAAAACGGTTCCTGCGGCTGCGGCACCGACATTAACCATTGTCAGTTCAGATGACGAATTGAACGTGGCAGTAATTGCTGAAGGATTGATATTGGAAGACCCTAAAAATTATCCGTGA
- a CDS encoding SurA N-terminal domain-containing protein, producing MLKFLNKRDRSRKALLIIFVAALSVGLIGFFAPGMRSGLGLDPSTGEDDDVVAKVLNRKVKVKDLRTSLNLYGQQMSMGQGNMQQQSLSTVYDLYGQTVMDNLIRRELIQYEAEQYNFGATDDEVRERLKQVFSPWPGIEQYRARLQQAGTNEIEFEQNLRASIMEEKLRAYISAAAQVTPQEVEDDYRRTNTQYTFRWVEVEAAKYRPQVTVNDADLQNYFNQNKADFYISGEQRKARYVFIDQAKAGEAVQISDDELKNEFQPENHIKQVRVSEIVLNIPKKTDAKPAAGTTPAPTPDAEVQKKADDIVKRAKGEDGKAAEDFAKLARELSEDAKTKASGGDLGYLNKDDKRESDDPLNRVFTMAKDEVSAPIRKGDKFYILKVTDRKLPSFEEAKAQLLKEARTRKGYSKGVEIADEALAKYKETKNASAVADEINKKYGAGVATVKETPLFVKGESIADLGAYSDVDTALFDMKNPGDISERLNVNNGFAVAEFIEKRDAHDPAFEEVKAKVEDKYRQAKARELALTDARKIAQAATPDAMKAAGDAVKATTDERAGMTANDSIGAVVNEGQREPVYKLKAGEVVKDPIKIDDGDRYVVVAAVSRKDPDMGEAFQKERRGIEDKLLQSKRSDMFQAYLDGLKKQLTDAGKIVIYEEPINALLASDTSGGARTPGSGGTPLPGGTTRRPTRRPPNGGATQ from the coding sequence ATGTTGAAGTTTTTAAATAAGCGTGACCGTTCGCGCAAAGCCCTGTTGATTATTTTCGTCGCGGCTTTATCCGTCGGTTTAATCGGCTTTTTTGCGCCCGGTATGCGCTCAGGACTCGGACTTGACCCGTCAACCGGCGAAGATGATGATGTGGTTGCCAAAGTCTTGAACCGCAAAGTCAAGGTCAAAGACTTGCGCACCTCGCTCAATCTCTACGGGCAACAAATGTCTATGGGACAGGGCAATATGCAACAACAAAGTTTGTCCACCGTCTATGACCTGTACGGGCAAACCGTGATGGACAACCTGATTCGCCGGGAACTCATTCAATACGAAGCCGAGCAATATAATTTCGGCGCAACCGATGATGAAGTGCGCGAACGCCTCAAACAGGTATTTTCGCCCTGGCCCGGCATTGAACAGTATCGCGCCCGCCTGCAACAGGCCGGCACCAACGAAATCGAATTTGAACAGAACCTGCGCGCTTCGATTATGGAAGAGAAACTGCGCGCCTACATTTCTGCCGCCGCGCAGGTGACTCCCCAGGAAGTTGAAGACGATTATCGCCGCACCAATACGCAATACACTTTTCGCTGGGTCGAAGTCGAAGCCGCCAAATATCGCCCGCAGGTGACCGTCAATGACGCCGATTTGCAAAACTACTTCAACCAGAACAAAGCCGATTTCTATATCTCCGGCGAACAGCGCAAAGCCCGCTATGTGTTCATCGATCAGGCGAAAGCCGGTGAAGCGGTGCAGATTTCCGATGACGAACTCAAAAACGAATTTCAACCTGAAAATCACATCAAACAAGTCCGCGTCAGTGAGATTGTCCTGAACATCCCAAAGAAAACCGACGCCAAACCCGCCGCCGGCACAACGCCCGCGCCGACGCCCGATGCCGAGGTGCAAAAGAAAGCCGATGACATCGTCAAACGCGCCAAAGGCGAAGACGGCAAAGCCGCAGAAGATTTCGCCAAACTGGCGCGCGAACTGAGCGAAGATGCCAAGACCAAAGCCAGTGGCGGCGACCTCGGCTATTTGAATAAAGATGACAAGCGCGAAAGCGATGACCCGTTAAATCGCGTCTTCACGATGGCAAAAGATGAAGTGAGCGCCCCGATTCGCAAAGGCGACAAGTTTTATATTTTGAAAGTTACCGACCGCAAATTGCCTTCATTTGAAGAAGCCAAAGCCCAACTTCTCAAAGAAGCCCGCACCCGCAAAGGCTACAGCAAAGGCGTAGAGATTGCCGACGAAGCGTTGGCGAAATACAAAGAGACGAAAAACGCCAGTGCCGTCGCCGATGAAATCAATAAGAAATATGGCGCGGGCGTCGCTACCGTGAAAGAGACGCCACTGTTTGTAAAAGGCGAAAGCATCGCCGACCTTGGCGCTTATTCCGATGTCGATACGGCGCTCTTTGATATGAAAAACCCCGGCGACATCAGCGAGCGACTCAATGTCAATAACGGTTTTGCGGTTGCCGAATTCATCGAAAAACGTGATGCCCACGACCCGGCGTTTGAAGAAGTGAAAGCCAAAGTCGAAGACAAATATCGTCAGGCTAAAGCCCGCGAACTGGCTTTAACGGATGCCCGTAAAATCGCGCAGGCGGCAACTCCTGATGCCATGAAAGCCGCAGGCGACGCCGTGAAAGCCACCACCGATGAACGCGCCGGTATGACCGCGAACGATTCCATCGGCGCGGTGGTCAACGAAGGGCAACGCGAACCGGTTTATAAACTGAAAGCCGGTGAAGTGGTGAAAGACCCGATAAAAATTGATGATGGCGACCGCTATGTTGTGGTTGCGGCGGTTTCCCGCAAAGACCCGGATATGGGCGAAGCCTTTCAGAAAGAACGTCGCGGTATCGAAGATAAATTATTACAGAGCAAACGCAGCGATATGTTCCAGGCGTATCTCGACGGCTTGAAAAAACAGCTCACAGACGCTGGCAAAATCGTTATTTATGAGGAACCCATTAATGCTTTGCTGGCTTCCGATACCAGTGGCGGCGCGAGAACGCCGGGAAGCGGCGGCACTCCTCTTCCGGGAGGCACCACACGCCGTCCGACCAGACGACCGCCAAACGGAGGCGCGACGCAGTAA
- a CDS encoding tetratricopeptide repeat protein, translating into MNLQPAQSGKELNNLPLMEELIQERNVVLFNSEIRNKNISFAFKEGTYPPSLESHYSRGVAYYQSGDLKKAVNAWEETVKLFPEDADTYLSLGIVYIQLDKFYKALKCLNKGIRLSADASDAHYYLGYTHYKLQHWQQAEIAFEQAIEINKKDVASYFSLALMYVEMAYRKKSKKEKCFNKAFEICKRLVENNRLNKADLNDLGMIYNWLGKLEEAEKVLEKALKLDPNDAAVLNNLRLVKENQLEQKLFEIGLLKRINEPITDFTPYKKRVPIKVKGKPISETIIEERR; encoded by the coding sequence ATGAATTTGCAACCGGCACAATCGGGCAAGGAACTTAATAACCTCCCGTTGATGGAAGAGTTAATACAAGAACGTAATGTAGTTCTGTTTAACTCGGAAATTAGGAACAAAAACATTTCCTTCGCTTTCAAGGAGGGAACTTATCCGCCTTCGCTAGAAAGTCATTACTCACGAGGAGTGGCATACTATCAATCTGGTGATTTAAAGAAAGCGGTCAATGCTTGGGAAGAAACGGTAAAGCTTTTTCCTGAAGACGCAGACACCTATCTGAGTTTAGGAATAGTTTATATTCAACTTGACAAATTCTATAAAGCTCTAAAATGTCTTAACAAAGGAATCCGGTTAAGTGCAGACGCATCAGATGCTCATTATTATTTGGGTTATACACACTATAAGCTACAGCATTGGCAACAGGCAGAAATAGCTTTTGAACAAGCCATTGAAATTAATAAGAAGGATGTAGCTTCATATTTTTCCCTTGCGCTGATGTATGTAGAAATGGCGTATAGGAAGAAATCCAAGAAGGAGAAATGTTTCAATAAAGCATTTGAGATTTGTAAAAGATTAGTAGAAAACAATCGGTTGAATAAAGCGGATCTTAATGATTTAGGAATGATATATAATTGGCTTGGAAAATTGGAAGAAGCTGAGAAGGTTTTGGAAAAAGCTTTAAAATTAGATCCTAATGATGCCGCAGTGCTGAATAACCTTCGATTGGTTAAAGAAAATCAACTAGAACAAAAACTGTTTGAAATCGGATTATTGAAACGTATTAACGAACCAATAACCGATTTTACGCCGTACAAAAAACGTGTGCCGATAAAGGTCAAAGGTAAACCGATTTCCGAGACTATCATAGAGGAGCGCAGATAA